From the genome of Alkalihalobacillus sp. TS-13:
AGAAGCGAAGGTCAAAGTAATTAAGACGAAGAAAGGATTCGGATTCGGAAAACTGTTGGAAGTGACGAAAGAAAGTGAACATCGTACCGCGCCTCCATGCCCGATCTACAACCAATGTGGCGGCTGTCAGCTGCAGCACCTGACGTATGAAGGCCAGCTCGAATACAAGCGGAAACAAGTGCAGGACGTCATGGAACGGATTGGCAAGCTGAAGGACGTCAACGTACTGCCTGTGCTAGGAATGGACGACCCGTGGCGCTACCGAAACAAAGCACAAGTCCCCGTCGGTGAGGAAGAAGGTGGACTGATCACAGGTTTCTATCAAAAAGGAAGCCATCGGATCATCGATATGAAAGAATGTCTGATCCAGCAGGAAGCGAATGACCTTGTCGTCCAGACGGTAAAAGAGATTGCGAACAACTATGGCATCAGGGCTTATGACGAACGCAGCCATAAAGGAACGCTCCGTCATGTCGTCGCGAAGTACGGTCAAAACACCGGTCAGATCATGGTCGTACTGGTCACGAAAGGCAAAGAACTGCCGAACAAAAAGAACATCGTCGCTGACATCGTCGATCAGATTCCAAATGTGAAATCGATCGTCCAAAACGTCAATCCGAAAAAGACGAATGTGATCTTCGGTGATCAAACGCGCGTCCTCTGGGGCGATGAGTACATTTATGACACGATTGGCGACATCCAATTCGCGATTTCAGCCCGTTCCTTCTATCAAGTGAACCCGACACAAACGAAAGTGCTCTATGACAAGGCGCTTGAGTACGCTCAATTGGAAGGAAACGAAACGGTGATTGACGCCTACTGCGGCATCGGTACAATCTCGCTGTTCCTCGCACAAAAAGCGAACAAAGTGTACGGCGTCGAAATCGTTCCCGAAGCGATAGAAGATGCAAAACGGAATGCAGAACTGAACGGAATGACGAACGTGGAGTTTGAAGTAGGGGAAGCGGAAACCGTCATCCCAGCCTGGTATAAAAAAGGGATCAAAGCCGATACCCTCGTCGTCGATCCACCGCGGAAAGGCTGCGACGAAACACTACTCAACACGATCCTCGACATGAAACCGAACAAGGTCGTCTACGTATCCTGCAACCCAGCAACCCTGGCCCGGGATCTTGCTATCTTGGAGCTAGGTGGGTATAGAACTGAACAAATCCAACCCGTCGACATGTTTCCACATACGACGCATGTGGAATGTGTAGTACAGATAAATAAAATTTAGTGTTGGCTTTCTGAAAATTTATAATGGATTTTCAGAGAGCCATCTTTTTTAACTCTATTAAAAAAATATAAATGTTCTGAGAGGTAATTCCCTCCTACGCCATAAGTTGATCTTTTACCTGTAACCCAAAATTTAAACGAATAGAAGCCACTCCCCTCTTTTTTAAAGAAAATAATATTGTAAATACTTTAGCTAAAAAAGATATGAAATATGGTATAATTTAACTATTGAAGAAAATGGGAGATTTTTATGGTAGAAACTAATCCTAAAGAGCAAATAAAAAAGCTAAGAAAAAAATCCGAAGTTGGTAGAAGTGCTCATGGACTCTTGTTTAAGAAATATCAA
Proteins encoded in this window:
- the rlmD gene encoding 23S rRNA (uracil(1939)-C(5))-methyltransferase RlmD, coding for MAKQALPVQKNDIIDVTFEDLSHDGAGVAKVDGYTLFVPRGLPGEEAKVKVIKTKKGFGFGKLLEVTKESEHRTAPPCPIYNQCGGCQLQHLTYEGQLEYKRKQVQDVMERIGKLKDVNVLPVLGMDDPWRYRNKAQVPVGEEEGGLITGFYQKGSHRIIDMKECLIQQEANDLVVQTVKEIANNYGIRAYDERSHKGTLRHVVAKYGQNTGQIMVVLVTKGKELPNKKNIVADIVDQIPNVKSIVQNVNPKKTNVIFGDQTRVLWGDEYIYDTIGDIQFAISARSFYQVNPTQTKVLYDKALEYAQLEGNETVIDAYCGIGTISLFLAQKANKVYGVEIVPEAIEDAKRNAELNGMTNVEFEVGEAETVIPAWYKKGIKADTLVVDPPRKGCDETLLNTILDMKPNKVVYVSCNPATLARDLAILELGGYRTEQIQPVDMFPHTTHVECVVQINKI